The sequence GCGCGCGGGGTGAGGCCGTGTTCGGCCACCGCCCGCTCGGAGGCGAGGAGCAGGGCAGCCGCGCCGTCGGAGACCTGCGAGGAGACCGCCGCGGTCAGCCGGCCGCCCTCGACGACCGGCGCCAGCGCGGCCATCTTCTCCGGCGAGGTATGACGGCGTGGGCCTTCGTCGGCGGTGATGCTGCCGAAGGGGACGATCTCCCGGTCGAAGCGGCCCTCGTCGATGGCGCGGACGGCCCGCTGGTGCGACCGGAGCGCGAACTCCTCCATGTCGGCACGGGAGATCTGCCACGCGTCGGCGATGAGTTCGGCGCCGTGGAACTGGTTGACGGGTGCCTCGCCGTAGCGGGCGCGCCAGCCCTCGGAGCCGGCGAACGGGCCGTCGGTCAGGCCCAGCGGGGCGGCGGCCTGCCGGCTGGCGAAGGCGATCGGGATCTGCGACATGTTCTGCACACCGCCCGCGACCACCAGGTCCTGGGTGCCGGAGAGCACGCCCTGCGCCGCGAAGTGCACGGCCTGCTGCGAGGAGCCGCACTGGCGGTCCACGGTGACGCCGGGCACCTCCTCGGGCAGTCCGGCGGCCAGCCAGCACGTCCGGGCGATGTCCCCGGCCTGCGGGCCCACGGTGTCCAGGCAGCCGAAGACGACGTCCTCGACGGCGGCCGGATCGGCGCCGCTGCGCGCCATCAGCGCCGTCAGCACATGGGCGCCCAGGTCGGCGGGGTGGACGGCCGACAGGCCGCCGCCCTTCTTGCCCACCGGGGTACGGACCGCGTCGACGATATAGGCCTCGGGCATGGGGTCTCCTCGGTTCGGATTCTGCGACGGTGCCGGCCGGATCCGCAAGGCGGTGCCGGCCGCCGCGGACGGGTGCCGGTGGGCGGTCCGCCCGGGGGCCGCACGGCGCACCGCGCAGCGCGCCCGGCCCACCGCGCCTCACGCATGCTGCGAGCTGACGGACACCGTTTCCCCGGTCATGTACGAGGCGTAGTCGCCGGCCAGGAAGACGATGACATTGGCGACCTCCCAGGGTTCGGCCCAGCGGCCGAACGCCTCCCGTTCGGTGAGCTCCGCCAGCAGCTCGGGCGTGGTCACCTTCGCCAGGTGCGGGTGCATCGCGAGGCTGGGCGAGACCGCGTTGACGCGTACGCCGTACTCGGCCGCCTCCATGGCGGCGCACCGGGTCAGCGCCATCACCCCGGCCTTGGCCGCGGCGTAGTGGGCCTGGCCGCGCTGGGCGCGCCAGCCGACGACCGAGGCGTTGTTGACGATCACGCCGCCGCGGCCGGCCGCCTTCATCCGGCGCAGGGCGGCCCGGGTGCATCGGAAGGTGCCGTTCAGGGTCACGTCGAGGACCGTGTCCCACTGGGTGTCGGTCATCTCGACCAGGTCGGCGGTTCCGCCGAGCCCGGCGTTGTTGACCACGATGTCGAGGCGGCCATGGCGTTCCTCGGCCGCGTCCAGCAGGGCGTTGACCTGGTCCTCGTCGGTGACATCGCAGGGCAGTGACGCCACCTGGCCGGCGCCGAACTCCTCGGCGAGCGCCTGGGCGGTGGCCTGCAGCCGGCGTGCGTGGGCGTCGCCGAGGACCACCCGGGCGCCTTCCTCCAGGAACCTGCGGGCGGTGGCCCCGCCGATGCCGGCTCCGGCGGCCGCGGTGATCACGGCGGTCCGGCCGTCGAGCAGATGGTGGCCCGGCACATAGGGCGGCGGTGTCATCCGTGAGCCTCCTCTTCCCGCAGCCTGGTGCGGATTCCGGGGCCAAGGCTCCCGACGGTGACGGGACCTCGACGCCGCTCTGCCGGTACGTTAATCTACCAAACACTTGTTAGGGAAGCGCTTGTCAGGGAAGGAGGGCGGATGCCCGCTGCCCACCACGACGCACTCCCGAGCGGCACTCCGCGGGGGCCGCGCGCGGCCGTCACCCGGGAGGCGGGGGCCTGATGGACCTCGACATCACCGCCGCGGACGAGGCGTTCCGGGACGAGGCCCGCGCCTGGCTCGCCGCGCAGGTGCCCGCCGTTCCGCTGCCGTCACTGGAGACCGCGGAGGGGTTCGCCGCCCACCGGGAGTGGGAACGCCGGCTCGCCGCGGACCGCTGGTCGGTGGTCTCCTGGCCCGAGGAGTACGGCGGCCGGGGCGCTTCGCTTCTGCAGTGGCTGCTCTTCGAGGAGGAGTACTACGCCGCCGGCGCCCCCGGCCGGGTCGGCCAGAACGGCATCAGCCTCCTCGCGCCCACCCTCTTCGAGCACGGCACCGACGAGCAACGCGCCCGTATCCTTCGCCCCATGGCGCGCGGCGAGGCCATCTGGGCGCAGGCCTGGTCGGAGCCGGAGTCGGGGTCGGATCTGACGTCGCTGCGCTCGACCGCCGTACGGACCGACGGCGGCTGGCTGCTGAACGGGCAGAAGACCTGGTCGTCCCGGGCCGCCTTCGCCGACCGCGCCTTCGGACTGTTCCGCAGCGACCCGGATGCCGCCCGCCCGCACCAAGGGCTCAGCTATCTGATGTTCCCGCTGGACGCGCCGGGCGTGACGGTGCGCCCCCTCGGCCGCCTGGACGGCAAGCCGGCCTTCGCCGAACTCTTCCTCGATCAGGTCTTCGTGCCGGATGCGGACGTCATCGGCGAGCCGGGCCGGGGGTGGCAGGTCGCCATGAGCACCGCCGGCAACGAACGCGGCCTCACGCTCCGCAGCCCGGGCCGTTTCACCGCGGCCGCCGGACGGCTGGCCGCGCTCTGGCGCGAGACCGGCGGCACCGCCGGCCCGGCGCTCGGCGAGCGGGTGGCCGACGCGCTGATCGGCGCCAGGGCGTATCAGCTGTTCACCTACGCCCACGCCTCCCGGCTCGCCGACGGCGGGTCGATCGGCGCCGAGTCGAGCCTGAACAAGGTCTTCTGGTCCGAGCTGGACATCGCCCTGCACGAGACCGCCCTGGACCTGCTCGGCCCGTACGGCATGCTCGCTGATGACGCCGACGAGGCGCCCGCACACGGGAGTTGGGCCGAGGGGTACACGTTCTCCCTGGCCGGTCCGATCTATGCCGGCACCAATGAGATCCAGCGCGACATCATCGCCGAGCGGCTGCTCGGTCTGCCGAAGGGACGCCGCTGATGCGCTTCCTTGCGACCGCTGAGCAGCGGGAGTTCGCCCGTACGCTGGACGCCCTGCTGGGGACGTGCGGCACCCCGGCCGTGGCACGGGCCTGGGCGGCCGGGGAGCACAAGCCGGGCCGTGAGCTGTGGGCGCGGATCGCGGCGGCGGGCGTGTTCACGCTCGCCGTGACGGAGCGGCACGGCGGGGCGGGGCCGCTCCCGGTCGAACTGGCGCTGTCTTTCGTGGAGTTGGGCCGGCATGCCGTGCCGGGGCCGCTGGCGGAGACGGTGGCCGCGGCCGCGTTCCTGGAACGTCTCGGCGGGAGTGCCGCGGCGGAGGACTTGGCGGAGGACCTGCTGCCGCGGATCGCCGCGGGCGATGCCCTGGTGAGCCTGTGCGCCCAGGGCCCGTACACCGTGGACGCGGATGCCGCCGATGCCGTCCTCGTCGTCGAGGGTGACACGGTGCGCCGTACGGTCGCCCACGGACCCGTACAGGCCTCCCTCGATCCCGCCCGGCGACTGGCCCGCCCGCTCGGCGGCAGCGTCCTGGCGAAGGGCCCCGCGGTGGCCGCGGCCGCCGCACACGCCGTCGATGTCGCGCGGCTCGTCACCGCCGCGCAGTCCCTCGGCCTCGGCCGGGCCCTGCTGGCCGCGACGGTGTCCTACGCCGGGCAGCGCACCCAGTTCCACCGGCCCATCGGCTCGTTCCAGGCGGTCAAACACCGGCTGGCGGACACCCTGATCGGGCTGGAGTTCGCACAGCCGCTGGTGTACGCGGCGGCCCTGGCGGTGGCGGCGGGTGCCCCGTCGGCAGGCCGGGAGGTGGCGGCGGCGAAGGTCGCGGCGGGGGAGGCCGCCCATGCCGCGGCCCGTACGGCACTCCA is a genomic window of Streptomyces sp. Edi2 containing:
- a CDS encoding acetyl-CoA C-acetyltransferase encodes the protein MPEAYIVDAVRTPVGKKGGGLSAVHPADLGAHVLTALMARSGADPAAVEDVVFGCLDTVGPQAGDIARTCWLAAGLPEEVPGVTVDRQCGSSQQAVHFAAQGVLSGTQDLVVAGGVQNMSQIPIAFASRQAAAPLGLTDGPFAGSEGWRARYGEAPVNQFHGAELIADAWQISRADMEEFALRSHQRAVRAIDEGRFDREIVPFGSITADEGPRRHTSPEKMAALAPVVEGGRLTAAVSSQVSDGAAALLLASERAVAEHGLTPRARIHHLSVRGADPIRMLSAPIPATAYALRKTGMSLGDIDLVEINEAFAPVVLAWIEETGADPERVNVNGGAIALGHPLGATGVRLMTTLLHELERTGGRFGLQTMCEGGGQANVTIIERL
- a CDS encoding SDR family oxidoreductase, translating into MTPPPYVPGHHLLDGRTAVITAAAGAGIGGATARRFLEEGARVVLGDAHARRLQATAQALAEEFGAGQVASLPCDVTDEDQVNALLDAAEERHGRLDIVVNNAGLGGTADLVEMTDTQWDTVLDVTLNGTFRCTRAALRRMKAAGRGGVIVNNASVVGWRAQRGQAHYAAAKAGVMALTRCAAMEAAEYGVRVNAVSPSLAMHPHLAKVTTPELLAELTEREAFGRWAEPWEVANVIVFLAGDYASYMTGETVSVSSQHA
- a CDS encoding acyl-CoA dehydrogenase family protein, coding for MDLDITAADEAFRDEARAWLAAQVPAVPLPSLETAEGFAAHREWERRLAADRWSVVSWPEEYGGRGASLLQWLLFEEEYYAAGAPGRVGQNGISLLAPTLFEHGTDEQRARILRPMARGEAIWAQAWSEPESGSDLTSLRSTAVRTDGGWLLNGQKTWSSRAAFADRAFGLFRSDPDAARPHQGLSYLMFPLDAPGVTVRPLGRLDGKPAFAELFLDQVFVPDADVIGEPGRGWQVAMSTAGNERGLTLRSPGRFTAAAGRLAALWRETGGTAGPALGERVADALIGARAYQLFTYAHASRLADGGSIGAESSLNKVFWSELDIALHETALDLLGPYGMLADDADEAPAHGSWAEGYTFSLAGPIYAGTNEIQRDIIAERLLGLPKGRR
- a CDS encoding acyl-CoA dehydrogenase family protein encodes the protein MRFLATAEQREFARTLDALLGTCGTPAVARAWAAGEHKPGRELWARIAAAGVFTLAVTERHGGAGPLPVELALSFVELGRHAVPGPLAETVAAAAFLERLGGSAAAEDLAEDLLPRIAAGDALVSLCAQGPYTVDADAADAVLVVEGDTVRRTVAHGPVQASLDPARRLARPLGGSVLAKGPAVAAAAAHAVDVARLVTAAQSLGLGRALLAATVSYAGQRTQFHRPIGSFQAVKHRLADTLIGLEFAQPLVYAAALAVAAGAPSAGREVAAAKVAAGEAAHAAARTALQVHGAVGYTAELDLSLWIRKARPLRDAWGTPAECRARVLAAS